The DNA window ATTAATACCGATCAATTGCCCCGCTAAATTGACCAATGCTCCGCCACTATTCCCCGGATTGATCGCTGCGTCTGTCTGCAACACTTCTGCCTGCCAATCTTCTTGGCCATCGCCATTTAAATCCACTGGGACCGCTCGATCTTTACCAGAAACCACTCCTGTCGTCACTGAACCTGAAAAATCGAGACCTAATGGATTGCCGATTGCAATTACTGTTTCTCCTTGCTTTAACGCATCTGAATCCCCAAATTGAGCAACAGCTTGCACTTTAGCTCCATCCATTTCGAGTACAGCCAAATCCGTCCAAATATCGCTTCCTACTAGCTCGGCTTGAACTTTCGAACCGTCCGACAAGGTCACTTCAATACCGCTAGCTCCATCAATCACATGATGGTTGGTAACGACATAGGCCGTGCCATTTTCGTTTTTATAAATGACACCAGATCCTGTTCCAACAGCTTGCTCTTGTTGAGACGATTGGGACCAAAAATCTCCATTTGCTTGCAAATTACTGACGCCTACAACGGCATCAGCCGCTATATCAACTGCTTTCGTAACATCTGTCGTAATATTAACCGAGATCGTTTCAGAACCTGCCTTCGTCTCTTGCTCTTCAATTTGCGTAGTACTAGTCGCACTATCTGGTCTCATTTCTGGTAATGTATAAAACAATACCCAAACCAGTAATGCACCTACTACAACTCCACCTAATCCTGCAGCAAACGCACCTAAACGACTAGGTCTTTGCCTACCGTTCGGAGTTTGATTGTAATAACCCACCGCACTCATCCTTCCTCTTCTTCTTTATCTGTTTACCCCGCTTGAATCATTTATAAGACCTTTATCATTTTAGTTTAAAAATTTTGCGTGACCAAAGCAAGTCGGAAAAACTTTGTATATTTAACTTTCCTCTAGTATCAACAAAAAGAATAATTCAACACACTCAGAAGAAAGAGCGGAAGGCGGCGACTCCTAGGGGATCAGGACGAGCTGAAGACCCTGGACTGAGCAAAGCGAAGGAAGCGGCTGAAGCCGGCCCCCCTGG is part of the Planococcus sp. PAMC 21323 genome and encodes:
- a CDS encoding trypsin-like peptidase domain-containing protein, with protein sequence MGYYNQTPNGRQRPSRLGAFAAGLGGVVVGALLVWVLFYTLPEMRPDSATSTTQIEEQETKAGSETISVNITTDVTKAVDIAADAVVGVSNLQANGDFWSQSSQQEQAVGTGSGVIYKNENGTAYVVTNHHVIDGASGIEVTLSDGSKVQAELVGSDIWTDLAVLEMDGAKVQAVAQFGDSDALKQGETVIAIGNPLGLDFSGSVTTGVVSGKDRAVPVDLNGDGQEDWQAEVLQTDAAINPGNSGGALVNLAGQLIGINSMKIATSQVEGIGFSIPINSAIPVIESIEQNGEMIRPAMGVTLMDLIQVPQASRQDTLNLPEDLMKGVVVNSVIDGSAAAKAGMEQFDVIIEMDGIAIDDIIQLRKHLYNEKKIGDELTVKAYRDGELMEFKLKLVDNSAL